In Cryptomeria japonica chromosome 5, Sugi_1.0, whole genome shotgun sequence, the genomic window AGTACACTAAGGGAGATATCACTCTTAAGGGCACTTTCTAATAGCTCTTACATTGTAAGGTAAGAAATGTATACACCACCTCAATGTAAACTgtcaatttgccaaaaaaaactacacaaatactttaaaaaaaattgtgtatgAGTTTTGGGTTTCACAAACAATGAATTGATTTTGCATTGGATGTTTTATCAGATTGGTTTCTCGCAATCTTTACTTTTTAAGGTGAGAGGGGCGTAACCCACTTGAATAACCATAAAAAAGCTTATGTTAAAACAATGTACAGAAGAATTGAAATATGATGTCATCTTACCATCTTAGTGACCCATTATCATGTTTAAGTCATGTGGTACTGAGTGTTTCTCTAAAATTTAGTGAGCTTAAAAGTCATAAGAATCAAGATAACCATCgtcaaacaaaataaaataataatcaaacTATGAGAAAATTGGTATAGAAGTTAAAACCACAAGGCAATACTGGCGGATTTATCCATCGATAAAACCCTAAGAACAAAGGTATCTGCAAGTTATGCAACTTCAAAAAAATACTAAACATGCATGTTTTAAATTTTCCCCTTATACAGTGATGTTAAACAGAACTATAGAGATTTTATTATCATAGCAGAGTATAGTAAATTTTTGGCTGATAGAATAGTTCATGGAAGTCCGTTGCCTTCATGGAGACCCTATATTAAAACTTGTTAATAACATTGGGCTACATCCCTGTTGGTTATTTTGTGATGTATTTATAATATATTAGTATAGCATATTTGTCTTAAGTGTGCTTTTGATTCGGTGAATCCTGTATATATGTGTGGAAAAAACAATTATATTTGGATGTCTTTGAGTTTGACAAATATCTCTAAATTTAACTATGTTCTATCATCTGTATTACCAGATATGTTTTCTTCCCTCCAAAAGCAATATGTTTATATGAAATCCCCTATTCAACAGCTATACTGATGAATTAGTATTTTATTGTAGGCTATTGGACGCGAAACAAATAAGGAACAAAGTGGGTAAGCTCCTTCTGTATTAAATTCTTAGGAAATAGGTTCTTATATTCCCTTATTAGCAACTCCACCACCTGTTCACAGTCTATTCATGGCAATAAGCTACAATACTAACCATTTTAGGGAACTAACCTGCAAACTTGAAACAAATCTTCAGAGCTTCCGTCCTTTTCTCCTTTGATTCAGCAAACGTAAACAGGGCAAAGAAATCACCTTCTTCCTGCAAAAACCCAAACAGGCAGCAAACATTACACGAGAAAActaaagaaaacaacaagaaaaaaaACCAGGCTTAGATCCCACAAAGAAAAACACCTCACTCACTTGCAAATTTCAAAGAAGTCTCCAACAGAAGATTACGAACGCAGTAGTGGAGAAGGTAGATCTACACTTCACATAAAATGACCAAAATGACTAGAAAACAAGCAAGGATGTAAACAAGAAAAGCAACACCTCGTTTAACGCAACGCTAATTTCCAAAAAATAGCAAGGATGTAAACAAAAAATAGTGGCACCTCCTCGTTTAATTAATTCATATTCCAACTGGTAGTAATAAATGTATGCCTGGTGAAATAAATACCATTGCCCAGTTTATGCCCGGTGAAATAAACCCTTCGAGTTTGCAACGTGCGAAGTAATCTTTCCAATTGGTAGTAATAAATGTATGCCCAGTGAAATAAATACCATTGCCCAATTTATGCCCGGTGAAATAAATGTCATTGCCTTGTTTTCAACTGCTTTTCTTTCCGATTCTTTTTTCCGGATGGCTGACACTTTCCCGGCAAGCAAACCCCCATacaaaaagcctatcggcttaaaaaTAAGATAAACCTCTATACTAAACCACAAAATATATAACTTGACACGTTTTTtcttatagacaacaattgttATTCTAGTAGTTTATAAGCAACCTCTATTTACGGGGAGACAACAATTGTTATTCTAGTAGTTTATAAGCAACCTCTATTTACGGGGACATGTTTTCTAAATGAGATGGGTGGGAGAGTCTGGGTGCGCAAGGATGGGAGCATCAGTCGCAGAGGAGGTTGAAGGAGATGGAGATGATGCAGATGACGACAAGGGGGGTGGAGTCGATTCTCCCTGCCAACGCTTATGCTCTGTTTTGTGTGTGTGGCCCAAGGATCCATGGAGTCTGGGGTTTTTCAGGAGGTTTGTGGCCCATTTCTCCTGTCCTCGGCATGAGCAAGGTGTCTGGGAGGTGAGCGGGTTTTTTCTGCTCAACCGTCTGATGGGTGCTCTTTTGTGGGTTGCTGCCCGAAATCAACTCTAAAATGCAGCCTTTGGTGTGGCGTGGTTGTTTGGGTTGGTAGCAGCGCTAGAGAGCAGTCTCTTAGTGATGTGGTTGGCTTCGTGCTTCTTTTTTATGTGCCCCTCCTGGGATGGGGCAATTTCTCCCTCTTCCTCATCATTGGGATTTTTCATGATATTTCTCTAAGGGTTTTGATGAGGGGATTGAGTAGTTTCGGGGATCTTAAGTCTTTTCAGGATTTGCACATGTGCTCATAGGCTTATTTTGAGTTgctcattgtgcttttttagaagGCTTTGTTTTCTGTTCATATCTTTGGCTGCCCTGTTTGGGATCTTCCCCTATTTGCCTCGTGGTTGGATGCTCTTTCACTTCTTCAGTATCTTTGGTTATTTTCAGTTTTTCTTATTGAGGTGGCCTTATCTTCTTTTAAGGTGGAGATGACTGGTATTGGTGATAACCTTCTTTCTATTGAGGTGGATCTTGATGCTACGGATGATGTTGGGAGGTGCTAGTGGGAGGCTATTGTTGATTCGCTTGGTGGCTAGCTTGGTACTAAGTATTGTTTTTTGATTGCTTTCTCTCCTTTAGCTCCTATTGAGGTAGTGTTTTTTAAGAGTCTTTTGATCTCAGTTCTAGTCTTTTCCAAGTTTGAGGTTATGGGTACCTTTCCAAAACCCTTGAAGGTCTCATATGCTCCACTTGCATGTTCTCTTAAATCTCTTCTTGAGATATTtttctctcctatggaggtggagtggttGCATGGATTTTGGGCTGAGGGTCTTTCTAGATGGCCTCTGTTTGTGTTGTTGGTTAAGGGAGCAAGCAAAACCCTTTTGGTTTTCCTTGCAAGAGGTTTTGAGAGCCGTGTCAAAACCCTATGTCTCAGATAACAGTTGAGGGAGCCTGTAAAAACCCTACTTCTAGTTGTGGGGGCCTTATAAAACCCACTTTCCTAGTTGGGGGAGCTTGGAAAAACCCCATGTCTCTTGTTTTTACTAGGGACAGACTAGATCTTGAAATATTTCAAGGGCCCAGTCTAGCCAGTTCATGGGAGCttgggaaaacccttcttgttggctgAGGGTGCCTGATGTACCCTTAATCTATGTTTTCTGAGGTCTTTTGCTTAGGTCGTCTATTCTACTAACCTGGTTTGTAATGTTGCATTCCTGATGTTTGGTAGTTGTTGTGCTTGTATGTTTCCATCCTTAGCAACCTTTGTTATGGGATCTAGATGTCCGTAAGTCCAAAAGGTATCAGGTCCTTTCTAAAAACTCATGGTTCGCAACCAAGTAGTCCAGTCTATCTTTCATGGGCGACTCtttgttgtaaagggttttgaggctccttcaaaacctgtttatcctaataaaaattaacctctatttaaaaattatttgcatgtgaataatataaaatattttcaatAATATACCACTTTAAATTTACTATAAAAAAGAGTGCGGTATGCCAATGAAGAAGATAACCTCGTGCATGAAAATGAGATCAATCCATCACATCCCTATAATAAAAAAATAGTTGTATTCAATGACTTAGTCAAATAACCAATACTATTTACATGAATGCCAATTTTCTCCATTTAAACATCAACTTCCTCAACCCTTTATCTCATAAAATTATATTCTACATCAACATATTTAGTTTGAGCTTGATAAACTTGACTCTTGACTAGAAAAATTACATTATGTGAATCACAATTCAATACTATtagaatatattaaatatattaaaaagcaaaaaaatagtgcaagaaatagatgatataaaaatataaatacaaatgAATTAAAAAGTCAATATAACTTTATAGAGTTACTCttaaaaaaaacaatgaaaattcTAAACAAGCAAAAAAGTATTGAGAAAAATCAAAGGCATAGAGCTACATGAATTATAAAATTGTATAATTTAAAAAAGGAGATCATATATATGCGCTAAGTGAGAGGCGGAAGGTGGAAAATATGAAGCAAGGGTGTTTAAGGGAATATAAGTTGATAGAAATGTATAACACTACTACATAGATATTCTAGGTAAAATAATTAATCTTAATGTATAAATAAGCTATTTAGGATAAATGGATTGagatttataattattattatattacttTTTCTTGAATATTagagtttttttctttttcttttccttttgttaTGGTTGTAGATAATATTATTTTTACAGGTCAAAATTAAGGATCATACATGGGATTCTTAACAATATTTCATGGAGATTTCTCCTCTTTCAAGAAGTTATCTTGGATAATTTGAATCTTTAAATCTATCTTGGTTTTACATTCATGTAGGACTACAAATGATAGGATATAGTATTGGTGTAACAAGATGCCACGTTAGATTAAGCTAGGCAAAATTACCCAAGGAGTTTTACATAATTTCCATTGTAATTGGGATTGTAATACTCACATTGGGCACTCTCCAAATATATGTGCTCCTCTTTCATCCAAAGAAGACCCACAGGCTTAGAAAATAATGGAAATCATACCGCCATCTTGTTGGGTATGCATGTCTTATCATAAGTATGGTTAATGTGCTTGAGGTGATTAATTTCATGGGGTTGTACACTATTAAGCTTCTCTAAAGATTGGTCATTTCATCTCTTATAGGTGAGATTTGCTAAAATAATTTGTGGTATAGTTTAGTTTTGCTAATTATTTTTCTTATCTAGTTTAAACAATATATTTTGTGTcgatataaaatttgctaaaagatTACCATCGGAGTGATTATGTCGTAGAATTCAGTAGTGATTATGTTGTAGAATTCAGTAGCTCACGGAGTAGAATAGGTATGTGAAGAGAAATTTCATTGTCAATTAAGTAATTCATAAATCctaattaatatttttcaaagaTTATTATCTTCCGCATTTaaattcttcatatgttatcttatacatttatttattttgccCCTCAATGCTAAGATAGTTTGAGGAAGCTATTTACTATCATAATTTATCATTGTTCTCATGTGAACCATCTTATGAAGCTTATAATAGTGTTATGGCCTTGTATGTTGTTTTGACATTACCAAAAAAAAATTGCAGTTCATTATTATTAACTATGAGGATAACAATAGAATTTAAAAATGGTTACCATATTTTATTGGAAGAAGCCTATTATGGAGGTTGTGACTTTAAAATTTAGTTGATCACTTGTGTAAACTTTTAATGGAGGTGATATTCAAACATTAGCAAACAGAGACACACTTGTGATGTTCATCAGAAATCAGCATAGGAGCACTCAGACAAAGGTAAAGGAACCCCAAGGAAAAGTATAGGATTGCGAAACTTGTAGCGCCTAACTTGTTTAGCAGACCATCTAGTCTTGCACTTTccaacattgatacatcaaagagTAGATTTGAAAGAATCTCTAAACAACAAACGTTAGCAAACAGATTACCATTCCCATTGCCCCTACTAGAGTTGTAAGGTTATCCCACATTATTAAGTTCTCTGGTAGTATAAATAGTTTGTTCACAACCACCATGATGGTCAAGTTTGTTCCAGATATACTTATGTcacaagaaaatacaaaaatggtATTAATAATCCAAATAATTGGGATGGCCCAACTGTCAGTAAAACTTCTACAGAATGGACTCTTGAACTCAGTGAACTAACATGGTACATGTGCCTATAGTGGCTAGCtcaaatgggaaaagaagcaatgcCTCAAAATTGCACTGCAGTAAGTCTCAAGTGTTCAGCCCAATTGTCATGGCTACATTCTTGGTATACACAAAATCTATTAACATAGATATAAGTAGGCTAATGCTCAGCTATAGAACAAAATCTCCTGTTTTGAGGAAAGGCAGAACTCCAGCTGCGTCGCAGTTCCTGTTTTTTATGAGATCATTTGTCTCACAAAAAACAATAAGGAATAAACAATTGTAGGTCGGCTATCTTCCCATGAGGAATGAGTTGAAGGAAGGATAACTATCTAAAACGCTGAGAAAAGCTTTTCCATCGGCCACTGTTCTGTGATTTACTTGAGGCAAAGGCTTGTCTGGAATTCCAGGAATGGTAGCCTCTCCCTCCAACATCTTCAATGCTTCTGCCATACTTGGTCTGAATGCCACTGCAACGTGTGTACACAAAATGCCCACTAAAACAAATCTCTCCATTGTACTCACCTCTCCACTCTCAAGCATTCTGCAATCTACCATTTGATCCACTCTATTCGCTTTCAGAAGCTTCCATGCCCAATCGGTAATAAGGTATTCAGATGAACACGCCACAGAAGTATCCAGAGCCTTTCTGCCGCTCATGATTTCCAACAACAGAACTCCAAAGCTGTAGACATCGCTACGATTCGTTAGAATTCCATAGAGAGCATACTCAGGCGCCAAATACCCATGTGTACCAGCTATTCTTGAAACGAGGTACGATTCCCCTTCCGTTGTCTTCCTCGCCAGCCCAAAATCCGCAACACAGGCATTCATGTCATCATCCAGCAGAATATTACTGGCTTTGATATCTCTGTGATAAATCGCAGGCTTAACGCCAGAATGCAGATAACACAAACCCTTAGCGATGCCCATTATAATGTTCTTCCTCTGCTCCCATGTCAGTGCTTTCCCATTTCCATAAATGTGTTGATCGAGGCTGCCATTAGCCAGGTAATCGTAAACAAGAAATCGCTGGCACCCATCTTTTCCATCACTCGCAACGCCAAATCCTCGCAGAGCCACCAAATTCGGGTGTTGAAAGCTGCTGATGATCTCCACCTCCTTCAAGAAATCCGAGTCTTCATCGATAGAACACTTCTTCATTCT contains:
- the LOC131027127 gene encoding probable receptor-like protein kinase At1g11050 — translated: MILLCRIGIRYWRWARAKLGGKHRRFVRINRSLLSNAVKPNMGKVWFNVRQIKEATNNFSCANLTGQGSFGMVYKGTLPDGHMIAVKRMKKCSIDEDSDFLKEVEIISSFQHPNLVALRGFGVASDGKDGCQRFLVYDYLANGSLDQHIYGNGKALTWEQRKNIIMGIAKGLCYLHSGVKPAIYHRDIKASNILLDDDMNACVADFGLARKTTEGESYLVSRIAGTHGYLAPEYALYGILTNRSDVYSFGVLLLEIMSGRKALDTSVACSSEYLITDWAWKLLKANRVDQMVDCRMLESGEVSTMERFVLVGILCTHVAVAFRPSMAEALKMLEGEATIPGIPDKPLPQVNHRTVADGKAFLSVLDSYPSFNSFLMGR